The genome window GTTCAAGAGCTTATGGATCGAAGTGAAATCCTTAGTGCTGTAGAGGAGGTTGTAGGACCTCTCGACTAACGGAAAGGAGATATAAGATATGCCTAGACTTTCTCGTATGACGGTGAACGATTTTGTAGAGCAGCTTTCTGCTGGAACCCCCTCCCCTGGTGGCGGAAGTGCTGCTGCTTTATGTGGAGCAATGGCAGCTGCTCTTGGCGGTCTTGTCTCACGGTTGACTCTCTCGAAAGAAGCGTATGAACAGTCTTGGGAAGTGATGGAACGTGTTCGAGATGAAACTGCATCGTTATCAGATCGACTTGTTTACCTTATGGAAGAGGATACGAATGCATATCTTTCGTTCATTGAAGCAGGAGGACTTCCTTCAGAGACTCCTGAGGAGGAAGAAATCAAAGAACAAATGAGAGAGCAAATGATGAAAAAAGCAGTAGTTGTTCCCCTCGAAGTTTTGCGTTGTTGCCAGGAAATCCTTCCCCTGCTTCGTGATGTTGCTGCTTTGGGAGCCAGAGTGGCTGTGAATGACGGAATGACGGGACTTTGTTTGTTAAGAGCAACTGCCGTGGCGTCATGCTTAACGATATTAACAAATCTACCTCGCCTTTATGATGAAAATTTTTGTTCTTCTGTACAGGACGAGGCCCTATCTCTCATGTACGATATTACATCGGAGATAGACAGAGCAAATGAGCATTATGTAAAGGCTCTTTTAAAGCTTCGGGAATAAGTCAGATAACAAACTACTATTTAGAATCGTACTGCTAAAATTGCATTCTGTGAAAAAAAGCGCATAATAAAATCAGATAGTAGCGGAGGTTTATTGAGATGGTTAATTATGCGCGTATGCTTAGTACTTTTCTTGATCTCGTAAAAATAAAGGCAGAGTCTGGAGCCGAACAGCCTGTTGTTCAGTATATATTGCCTCGTCTCCGTCGTTTAGGGCTTGTTATAAGACAAGGAAGTGAGGAAAGGGCAGAAAATATAGTGGCTGTTCTTCCTCCTACTCATGATAGAAACCGGTGTATCGCTCTTTCTGCTCATATGGATACGGTTTTCCTCTCGAAACCCGTTGTTCCTCGTATACGTGAAGGTGTCATTACTTCTTCTGGAGATACAATTCTAGGAGCTGATGACAGGGCGGGGATAGCCGCTATTTTAGAAGGATTGGAAACTCTTACAGAAAAGAGGATTCCTCACCATTGTATAGAAATAATATTTACTGTTAAGGAAGAAACAGGGCTGGAGGGCGCAAAAAAGCTTGATCTAAACCAACTTCAGGCTTCAATGGCCTTTATTATAGATAATGGAGCTGATCCTGGACATATCGTGGTACAAGCTCCTTCCCATGTTAAGATTAAATGGGAGATATCTGGAAGAGCAGCACATGCAGGCGCGTCTCCTGAAAATGGAGTTAATGCCATACTTGCTGCTGCTGAGGGGTTACGGCAGATAAAAAGTGGTCGTATCGATCATGAGACAACGGCAAACATTGGCATGATTCATGGAGGAGGGGCTACAAATATTGTCTGCGATTCAGTCATAGTGGAGGGGGAAGCTCGTTCTAATTGCGAGAAAAAACTTGAAGATACTGTGAGTGCAATGGTTGAAGCGATGGAAAAAGGCTCGGAATCGTTAGGGGCAAAAGTCAAGACGAGAGTTCAAAAATCATATAGGAGTTTTACATTAACCGAGATGGCTCCATCAGTTCAGTGGGCTTCGTCTGCAGTGCGCCGTTGTGGGTTAATTCCAGTTCTTATCTCTACAGGTGGTGGAAGTGACGCAAACATATTGAACGAGAAAGGAATAGAAGCTGTTACATTAGGTACTGGTGCAAAAAATGCTCACACTTCAGAAGAGTATATTCTTGAACGCGACTTATATACGTTAGGTGACATTGTTTATGCCATTATGAATGGTGCTTAGATAAACAAAAAACGGCTCTTATTTTTTCTTAGTGAAATAACCTCCCCAGACATTTCGAATGTCAGCCATAAAAACAAAGCCTCCAGCTTTTTTCCCTTCCTCTGCAACAAGAATCCTATCTTTTCGTTCGCAGATAACCTTAAGAATAAGACGAGGACCATCTCGCCCTTCTCCTTCAAGAACAGTAGTTCCGAAACCTTTAGATCTCAAAACATCAGCCAACATTCTTCCTGCTTCTGTATCTTCAATAATAATTTCTACAATGAGGTGTCCTTTCAGAAGTTTTTCTTCGAGAAAAGAACCAATATAATTTCCTGTGGAGAAACCAAGAGCGTAGGCAATAAAACTTAAGGGGCTGTTGAGACCTGCGTCGAGAACATATTTTAAACTCAAAAGGTAGAGGGAGATTTCTACAAATCCAATACATGCTGCCTTAAACCGTTGCCCTTTCACCAAGAGCAGCATTCGCATTGTTGCCATAGACACATCAGTACAACGAGCACAAAAAATAAGGACTACAGCGAGATTAAATTCTAAGGTCATTTCAATCCCCCCTTATCATATTTATCATACGCGACATAAGAGGATAAAATCAAGAATATTCATTTGGGTTTTGAAGAGAAAAAACCGTATAAAAAAGTAAAAGGAACCATTACTTGGTTCCTTTTACTTAATAATGGAATAAGATAAATTCGTTTAAATTTCTCCGATAAGCTTGAGAACACCCTGAGCAATTATAGCTGAGCCAATATACGTGCCAACAAAAACAACACATGAGACAACGATAATTCTCCACCCGGTTCTTTTAAGCATATCCAAATCTTTTCCCAGTGATATTCCTGCATATGCCAATATTGGAGTTGTCAAAGCTAAAAAACTGACTTTTTGTGCCCACGCTGTCAGTATTTCCGCTCCTGGAAAACCTGGGTAGGTTACGATGCAGCCTATTGTTACGATATAGGCTACCGATGGAATACGCACTGGTATAACTTTTGAACAAATTACGCCCAGAAGACATAACACGATAAGAAAGGCCATTCCCGGGATAGCATCACTTATGGGCGTATGAAAGCCAACCAGATTTCCTACAAGAGTAATAACACCAATAATAATTAAAACAAAAAAGACTTCAACGGTTTTCATAAGGATTACACCTCCTTATAAATTGGCTTTTCAGGAACAACTCCATATTTAGCCTTGTACATCTTTTTGTAGAGCCACTCTGAGAGAGGAAGTGCCAGCCATAGTGACATATAAATTCCATCAAGTCCTGAAAGCATATTGCTTGCGGCACCTAGGGCCTGGATTTTGTCGGCAATTTCTGGGAACATGGCGCTTAATGACCCTACAGACGCTGTCATCATGCTTGCGCTTCCAACACCGGAGGCCATGGCTAATGCTAAAGGATGAAGAATGCCAAAGGCAGCTGCGAATGTGGCCATGAGCCCGTAAAAAATAGTTCCAAAAACGGTTCCGCATATATAAACGCCCATAACGCCTTGCCCTTCAGGCGTATCGAGGCCATAAACATCGCCTATAAGAGCAACGTTTGGTTCTCGTGCTACAGAGTGAGCGGCTCCGATCGATTCTCGTTTTAGTCCAAGAAATACAGCGATGGGAATTCCTATGAGTACTGTCCCCAAATTCCCTAATTCCTGAAGAATAAGTGCGGGACTTGTCTTCAAAATCATAGGAAGGTTAGGACCTACGAGGGTGCCATATCGTGCTATAAGAAGCATGAGGGTGACTCCTACGAGACTTCCTGCATCAACCATGTCTTTATGACTTGCCAATTTGATAAATTTCGGGCCTAAAAAAGCTCCCATGAGCAGCGCATAAAGCATTGGAAGAAGCACTATTTTCCCCGGGCCAAGATTGAAGGCGTGGATTCCGATCAATTCTGCGATGATGACAAGGCCGAGGACTAAAAGGTGAATTTTCCAGTTGCGAATTGCATTTTTCATTTACATCTCCCCTTTCATATTGTCGTGTATTGTTCCATACCACGCTGAAAGAGCTAAAAGAGCGGCTCCAATAGAAAGGGCACGTTCGTCGGCCTTAAAGCGTGGGCTGTGCCAAGGGTGAACTGCATCGATTTCAGGATTACCGACTCCAAGCCAGAAAAAACATCCTGGTACTTTTTCTTGGAAAATAGCAAAATCCTCGCCTCCCATAGAAGGAACAGGAGAGACAATTTTTTCCTTGTCTATAAGATCTTCGAGGGCCTTCATTCCTATAGCCGTAATTTCAGAATGATTAAAAACGGCAGGAAGATCTCGGCGATAGAAGAAATTGGCAGAACATCCGAGACTTGCTGCTGCATTTTCAATAACTCTTTGCATCCATAACTCCATAGATTCACGAACATGAGGATCAAAGGTTCGAACAGTTCCCGTGAGCTCTACTTCATCTGGAATAACATTATTGGCAGTTCCTCCATGTATGGTTCCGAAACTTATTACTGCTGATTGTTGGGGATCGACGTTTCTGCTGACAATAGTTTGAAGATTCATTATGATCGATGCTGTAGCGACGATAGGATCGATATCACGATGTGGAAAAGCTCCATGTCCGCCTTCCCCTATTACTTTAAGAAAAGTTGTGTCTACAGAGGCCATAAGGGGACCTTCTTTAAGGGCAACTTTTCCTACAGGAATTTCAGGGTGGTTGTGAAGGCCAAAAATCATGGAAACATCAGGATTAAGGAGAACGCCTTCTTCCACCATGGCCTTGGCTCCTGCATTTATTTCTTCTGCTGGCTGGAAAATAAACTTGACTGTCCCTTGAAGTTTGCTTTGTAGAGACGCAATAATTTTTGCAGCTCCAAGAGCACACGTCGTATGAATATCATGGCCGCAGGCATGCATTAGCCCTTTTGATGTTGAAGTATATGAGAGTTTGCTCTTTTCTTCAATAGGCAATGCGTCTATATCTGCACGGATTGCAACAGTAGGTCCATCCTTTGCCCCCTTTAAAAGAGCAACGACACCTGTCTTTGCAACATTTCTTTGTACTGAGCAACCAAGTTGTTCCATATAGGTTGCAATTTTTTCAGAAGTTTCATGTTCTTGAAAACTTAACTCTGGATGCTTATGAAAATCTCTGTATAGCACTTGAAGTTCTTCGAAAATATCTTGACTTTGCTTTTTAATGGCATGACTGAGCGTCATAGTTTATCCCTCCTGAGAAGGTGCCGGTTAATCTTTTTCCCCTGTATCTCTTTTCTGTATAGGATATTCTTTAATTGTCTTTACTACAAGACCAATAAGCTACCGCTGAGGGGGTAAGGTGATGTAATAAAAAGCCCTCAAAAAGCGGAACCTGCTTTTTGAGGGCTTTTTATTAGTTGCTTGCTCTGTAACGTAGAGCAAGTTCTGTTTTTGACATATAAACGGGATGCTCGATACAAATCTCTCTTACCTCTTTTTTTAATATTGGTATAAGAGACTCATCTCTATTTTCGAGAACCTGAACAACGAGTTTAGCTACTTTTTCAGTATCTTGTTCATTGAAACCTCGGCTTGTAACACCGGCAAGACCGATACGAATTCCACTTGTAACAGTTGCTTTTTGAGGATCAAAGGGAATGAGGTTCATATTAACGGTAATTCCAACTTCTTCCAGTTTCTTTTCGGCGTCGCGACCTGTCATATTCTTACGTCTGAGGTCTACAAGCATAAGATGATTATCTGTGCCGTTGGAAACAATATCGTATCCATTTCTCTGAAGAGTGCGAGCCATAACTTTCGCATTTTTTATAATATGTGAGGCATATGTTTTAAATTCTTCGGTCATGGCTAATTTGAATGTGAGAGCTTTTGCTGCCATAATCTGAGGAATGGGCCCACCTTGAATTCCAGGGAAAATAGCTTTGTCAATCTTCTGTGCATATTGGGATCGACATAAGATATTGCCACCTCTCGCACCTCTTAAGGTTTTTGTTGTTGTAAATGTTACAAAATCAGCATATGGAACAGGGCTTGGGTGGACATTTGCTGCTACGAGCCCAGCAATGTGTGCCATATCAACCATAAAATAGGCGCCTACTTCGTGGGCTATTTGGGCAAATCTTTCGAAGTCAATAAATCGAGAATAGGCGCTGCCTCCAGCAATGATCAGTTTGGGATGAACTTCTTTAGCTAACTTTTCAACCTGATCGTAATCTATTTCGCCAGTTGTTTTGTCTATACCATATCGATATGCATTGAAGAATTTTCCCGAAATATTTACCGGAGTGCCATGAGAAAGATGGCCGCCATGTTTAAGATCCATGCCGAGAATTGTATCCCCAGGTTCCAGCATAGCCATAAAGACGGCGAGGTTTGCATTTACGCCCGAATGAGGTTGAACATTTGCATGATCTGCTCCAAATAATTCTTTGGCACGTTCTATAGCGAGACTTTCAACGATGTCAATAAATTGACATCCACCATGGTAACGTTTTCCCGGGTATCCTTCCGCATATTTGTTTGTAAGAAGTGAGCCTTGTGCTTCAAGAATGACTTCTGGAACGAAGTTTTCTGAAGCGATTAGCTCAATTGTCATGTTTTGTCGTTCTTTTTCTCCCTCAATGGCTGCGCCCAACTCTGGGTCGATAAAATGAATGAGATTCACTAACCATTCCTCCTCTGGGCGGATTATAGTGGAACGAAAGCTGACAAAAGCCAACTCTCAATTAAATCATAAACGTTTAACATTTAAAGACAATAAGGAAAATAGGGTGCAAAATTACCAAAAGCCTGACATTTTTGTCAGGCTTTTGGTAATTTTTACGATCTATAAGTCTTTGTAACCATAGTCTTTTAGTCTTGGTTGTTTGGAGGGGCAACAGATAACAGACCTTCTCGTTCTGCAAAACGTGCTAACTCTGCTACAGAGTAAAGGCCAAGCTTTTCCATAATTCGTGCTTTATGTGTTTCGACGGTTTTTCGACTTATTGCAAGCTGAGATGCTATCTCTTTAGTGGCAAAGCCTCGGGCCAGGAGTATCAAAATTTCTTTTTCCCTCGATGTAAGAGTGTTGAGTATGGTGAAGGAGGCGTGAGTTCCAGATGATTGGATAACATAATCTTCGATAACCATAGAAGTAAGGGCGGTGCAAAGGTACATATCTCCATCACATACAACATTAATGGCTTTGATTACTTCATCAATATCACAATTTTTCAGAAGGTATCCTGTTGCTCCGGCGGCAAACATTTCTCGAACATAATGTTTATTCGAATGAATTGAAAGAGCGATTATTTTTATTTGTTTATTTTTCTCATGGATGGAACGAGTGGCCTCAAGACCGTTCATGTTTGGCATGGAAATATCCATAATTATGACATCAGGTTTATGTAGAAGTGCCGCCTTGACTGTAGATAATCCATCTCCTGTTTCTGCAACGATTTGAAAGTTGTCAATATTTTCAAGCACACTGCTGAGTCCTTTTCGTGTTACCGGATGATCGTCAGCAACAATAATTCGAACAGTCACAGAGACCCCCTCCTTCTTCAGAGTTGTTTTTTAGAGGAAGTTTAATGATAACGCTAGTTCCTTGTCCTTTAGAAGAATTGATATTCATTTGTCCTTCCCAATGGCGTAAACGCTCTCGTATGCTGAAAAGGCCGAAACTTCGCTTTCGAATGGCGATTGCCTGGGAGGGATTAAAACCTATTCCATCGTCGTGTACTGCAACACAAATGTAACTGTCTTCATTAGTGATAAGACATTGAACAGCTGTGGCTCGGGCATGTTTTAATACGTTGATAAAAATTTCTTTTATCATGTGGTAGAGCATAATGCTTACTTCTTGTTCAAGAAAACGGCAGTTTGTAGGAGAGTTGAATATGAAATCAATATGTTGTGGAGAAAACATTTCATCTCCAAGAGATTCTAACGCTGCGGCCAGTCCCAAATCGTACAAGAGAGGCGGGCTTAGGCGCGCGGTAAGATTTCGCGTTTGCTCTATAACATCATCGAGATGAGCAATACTTGTTGATAAGAGGTGGTTTTTTATATGCTCATCATTAGTTTTGAGAGCTTGTCGTAGATTCCGCTGCATTGTTACAAGAGCGTGCCCTACTTGATCGTGAAGATTAGCTGCGATTTTACGACGGGTTCTCTCTTCTGCTAATGTTAGTTCAGATGCAAGAGATCGTAGATTTTCCTGAGATTCTTCCAGTTTTTTCTCAGCATTGCGAACCTGTTCTATTTCTCGGGCTAAAATAAGATTTACGAAGCCCTTTGATGAAAGCTGTTGAGCCATAAGCCAAAGTAATTTGAGCGTATTCTCAAAATGCTCAAGCGATCCTTCATGCATTTTTCTAAGGGCCTGGCATAATTGAAGGGGGTCAGCGCCTATTTCAATAGCATAATTTTTTATGCGTTCTCCCCCCACTCCGAGAGCATTTTGAGATATTTGCCAGTTTGCAATATGATGCCCGTCAACAATAATAGGAGCACTTGCATCGACAAAACCACAACTTAAGCATCTTTGATATGTAGGTTGAAGCAAACGAGCTGCTTTCATTCCAAGAACGCGATCCGAGTAGATGCAGCGGCGAGCGCCTTCGGGTGTTTTACGGACTAATTGGCAAACTTCACTAAAATTGCTTG of Aminobacterium sp. MB27-C1 contains these proteins:
- a CDS encoding cyclodeaminase/cyclohydrolase family protein codes for the protein MPRLSRMTVNDFVEQLSAGTPSPGGGSAAALCGAMAAALGGLVSRLTLSKEAYEQSWEVMERVRDETASLSDRLVYLMEEDTNAYLSFIEAGGLPSETPEEEEIKEQMREQMMKKAVVVPLEVLRCCQEILPLLRDVAALGARVAVNDGMTGLCLLRATAVASCLTILTNLPRLYDENFCSSVQDEALSLMYDITSEIDRANEHYVKALLKLRE
- a CDS encoding M20/M25/M40 family metallo-hydrolase, which gives rise to MVNYARMLSTFLDLVKIKAESGAEQPVVQYILPRLRRLGLVIRQGSEERAENIVAVLPPTHDRNRCIALSAHMDTVFLSKPVVPRIREGVITSSGDTILGADDRAGIAAILEGLETLTEKRIPHHCIEIIFTVKEETGLEGAKKLDLNQLQASMAFIIDNGADPGHIVVQAPSHVKIKWEISGRAAHAGASPENGVNAILAAAEGLRQIKSGRIDHETTANIGMIHGGGATNIVCDSVIVEGEARSNCEKKLEDTVSAMVEAMEKGSESLGAKVKTRVQKSYRSFTLTEMAPSVQWASSAVRRCGLIPVLISTGGGSDANILNEKGIEAVTLGTGAKNAHTSEEYILERDLYTLGDIVYAIMNGA
- a CDS encoding DUF2179 domain-containing protein codes for the protein MTLEFNLAVVLIFCARCTDVSMATMRMLLLVKGQRFKAACIGFVEISLYLLSLKYVLDAGLNSPLSFIAYALGFSTGNYIGSFLEEKLLKGHLIVEIIIEDTEAGRMLADVLRSKGFGTTVLEGEGRDGPRLILKVICERKDRILVAEEGKKAGGFVFMADIRNVWGGYFTKKK
- a CDS encoding DUF3100 domain-containing protein; this encodes MKNAIRNWKIHLLVLGLVIIAELIGIHAFNLGPGKIVLLPMLYALLMGAFLGPKFIKLASHKDMVDAGSLVGVTLMLLIARYGTLVGPNLPMILKTSPALILQELGNLGTVLIGIPIAVFLGLKRESIGAAHSVAREPNVALIGDVYGLDTPEGQGVMGVYICGTVFGTIFYGLMATFAAAFGILHPLALAMASGVGSASMMTASVGSLSAMFPEIADKIQALGAASNMLSGLDGIYMSLWLALPLSEWLYKKMYKAKYGVVPEKPIYKEV
- a CDS encoding M20 family metallopeptidase; protein product: MTLSHAIKKQSQDIFEELQVLYRDFHKHPELSFQEHETSEKIATYMEQLGCSVQRNVAKTGVVALLKGAKDGPTVAIRADIDALPIEEKSKLSYTSTSKGLMHACGHDIHTTCALGAAKIIASLQSKLQGTVKFIFQPAEEINAGAKAMVEEGVLLNPDVSMIFGLHNHPEIPVGKVALKEGPLMASVDTTFLKVIGEGGHGAFPHRDIDPIVATASIIMNLQTIVSRNVDPQQSAVISFGTIHGGTANNVIPDEVELTGTVRTFDPHVRESMELWMQRVIENAAASLGCSANFFYRRDLPAVFNHSEITAIGMKALEDLIDKEKIVSPVPSMGGEDFAIFQEKVPGCFFWLGVGNPEIDAVHPWHSPRFKADERALSIGAALLALSAWYGTIHDNMKGEM
- the glyA gene encoding serine hydroxymethyltransferase, yielding MNLIHFIDPELGAAIEGEKERQNMTIELIASENFVPEVILEAQGSLLTNKYAEGYPGKRYHGGCQFIDIVESLAIERAKELFGADHANVQPHSGVNANLAVFMAMLEPGDTILGMDLKHGGHLSHGTPVNISGKFFNAYRYGIDKTTGEIDYDQVEKLAKEVHPKLIIAGGSAYSRFIDFERFAQIAHEVGAYFMVDMAHIAGLVAANVHPSPVPYADFVTFTTTKTLRGARGGNILCRSQYAQKIDKAIFPGIQGGPIPQIMAAKALTFKLAMTEEFKTYASHIIKNAKVMARTLQRNGYDIVSNGTDNHLMLVDLRRKNMTGRDAEKKLEEVGITVNMNLIPFDPQKATVTSGIRIGLAGVTSRGFNEQDTEKVAKLVVQVLENRDESLIPILKKEVREICIEHPVYMSKTELALRYRASN
- a CDS encoding response regulator transcription factor, which produces MTVRIIVADDHPVTRKGLSSVLENIDNFQIVAETGDGLSTVKAALLHKPDVIIMDISMPNMNGLEATRSIHEKNKQIKIIALSIHSNKHYVREMFAAGATGYLLKNCDIDEVIKAINVVCDGDMYLCTALTSMVIEDYVIQSSGTHASFTILNTLTSREKEILILLARGFATKEIASQLAISRKTVETHKARIMEKLGLYSVAELARFAEREGLLSVAPPNNQD
- a CDS encoding PocR ligand-binding domain-containing protein: MPSPQISLLDLIEREELQKIQDAFAEVHDVASVITDVNGNSITEPSNFSEVCQLVRKTPEGARRCIYSDRVLGMKAARLLQPTYQRCLSCGFVDASAPIIVDGHHIANWQISQNALGVGGERIKNYAIEIGADPLQLCQALRKMHEGSLEHFENTLKLLWLMAQQLSSKGFVNLILAREIEQVRNAEKKLEESQENLRSLASELTLAEERTRRKIAANLHDQVGHALVTMQRNLRQALKTNDEHIKNHLLSTSIAHLDDVIEQTRNLTARLSPPLLYDLGLAAALESLGDEMFSPQHIDFIFNSPTNCRFLEQEVSIMLYHMIKEIFINVLKHARATAVQCLITNEDSYICVAVHDDGIGFNPSQAIAIRKRSFGLFSIRERLRHWEGQMNINSSKGQGTSVIIKLPLKNNSEEGGGLCDCSNYCC